A single region of the Pseudomonas granadensis genome encodes:
- a CDS encoding extracellular solute-binding protein, with protein MTFRNTLRRGLTFTLLGLALATPLTQAADAVSLTLYNGQHKEVGDAIAKAFEAKTGIHVNVRKGSSNQLASQIIEEGDRSPADVIYTEESPPLNNLGEQGLLAKADAATLAVLPEKYVAANGTWIGVTARVRVVAFNPKLIDEKDLPKSVMEFSEPQWQGKVGFVPTSGAFQEQAVAIIKLHGRDAAEEWLTGLRAFGKTYSNNMVALKAVENGEVATVLVNNYYWFALQREKGKLDSKLHYFTGGDAGGLITVSSAAVLKSSKHPKEAQQFLAYMASEEGQRVITQTTAEYPLHKGMESDRGLKPFSELEAPNVTPADLGNAEEALELEREVGLN; from the coding sequence ATGACGTTTCGAAATACCCTGCGCCGAGGCCTGACCTTCACCCTCCTCGGCCTGGCGCTCGCCACTCCCCTCACCCAGGCAGCCGATGCGGTTTCCCTGACTCTGTACAACGGCCAGCACAAGGAAGTCGGCGATGCGATTGCCAAGGCTTTCGAAGCCAAGACCGGCATTCACGTCAACGTCCGTAAAGGCAGCAGCAATCAGCTCGCCAGCCAGATCATCGAAGAAGGCGACCGCTCCCCCGCCGACGTGATCTACACCGAAGAGTCGCCGCCGCTGAACAACCTCGGCGAACAAGGCCTGCTGGCGAAGGCCGACGCCGCAACCCTGGCGGTGCTGCCGGAAAAATACGTAGCCGCCAACGGCACCTGGATCGGCGTCACCGCTCGTGTGCGCGTGGTTGCGTTCAACCCGAAACTGATCGACGAAAAAGACCTGCCGAAATCGGTGATGGAATTTTCCGAGCCGCAATGGCAAGGCAAGGTCGGTTTCGTGCCGACCAGCGGCGCATTCCAGGAACAGGCCGTGGCGATCATCAAGCTGCACGGGCGTGACGCCGCCGAAGAATGGCTGACCGGCCTGCGCGCATTCGGCAAGACTTACAGCAACAACATGGTCGCGCTCAAAGCCGTGGAGAACGGTGAGGTCGCTACCGTGCTGGTGAACAATTACTACTGGTTCGCCCTGCAACGCGAAAAAGGCAAGCTCGATTCGAAACTGCACTACTTCACCGGCGGTGACGCTGGCGGCCTGATCACCGTGTCCAGCGCTGCCGTGCTGAAGTCCAGCAAACATCCAAAAGAAGCCCAGCAATTCCTCGCCTACATGGCCAGCGAAGAAGGTCAGCGCGTGATCACCCAGACCACCGCCGAATATCCGCTGCACAAAGGCATGGAGTCGGATCGCGGGCTCAAGCCGTTCAGCGAACTGGAAGCACCGAATGTGACGCCGGCCGATCTGGGCAATGCTGAGGAAGCGCTGGAACTGGAACGCGAAGTTGGCTTGAACTGA